The sequence attagcctttaatggtctgcgatattatttaaaagaaagattagaaggcatccaattttttacactagcacagttacaccagaaagctttggcttgcgaaagccggagcaaagaaactgctaaaacaatgcgtcacaacgtacacatagtagaatgcgaccaaagtagctcagatgacgaatcagcagaagtgtacgctgctgaaatggtttggccaaagcaggccaaatcttcggcttgtgcttccttacagccggttcaaaagaaacggcaagaggaggtaaagtttacatttaatgttggtaaatgtgataaaatatttgatgagttacttaaaaatggcaatattaaaataaatcacactgttccatccaccgacgagctaaaacgtcgtgcgtactgcaagtggcataactcattttctcatgccactaatgattgtaatgtatttcggcgacagattcaatgaccattaacgaaggacgattgaaatttcaggaaatgcaggtggatacagagccctttccgatgaacatgattgacttcgagggcaagaaagtcttggttcggccaaatacagccgataaaggcaaaggcaaggaaacaatcatcgacaatgctaaaaaggccgatggggattgtaaagtttcttgcaggaaagtgatggaggggagaccctgaaggtgaccatcacagcctctagcactggggggcaagcgcagacagggagacagttgcgggaacccgtgctgcgcatcacggacagtccgccgtcCCGACGCGGACAgtccgacgcttctccggacggtccggaggactctggcggacggtccggccatgctcaggactcgcagcgaccacgtaccttcaaaccacgacgaccagagataggtacgtggaaaacaaatacatttaaagcagctggtcggctgatcaagcctggcccgactttcgatcaattgttgtctaaatatgtgaaaaagaaggccggccccagtgaccggccaccaaagcgaccccgctcacccattcatgagcaacgtcaggtcaggccgattggaccacctcaccaatcggaagaaatgaaaggtcctattgtacaattgagacctaacatgccgacatggacccctccacctccttatccatctatgccatatccatacacatacttacctccaccatatgtcccaaatcaaatgtggggcatgccaccatatccatttggaatgccacagtaccccgcctggggggcaccccaaacatccgtttttgataggttggtgccgccagtgcaagaccgattgagcgctgttgaatccggtcaccaggcacaggcccaacaagattgtcggactactcggcctcctaggccgaccaacccggcaggggggcatatgcctgtagcaactcaaagaacaacaaaaaaggacatcatcaaaataggcactgcagatgttgtcatacagggagacaataaagggccgatgattttcggcgaatcggccaacacaacagaaaaggatacggctaccatcaaaacagccgatccaaaatactccatgcctcgatggtgcccagcgggattgacacgatcccaaaagagaaaattacaacgcctaagagcaaaggagagccaggagaaggaggcggaaaagacatttaatgacacacatccactgtacccgccaccgcaaaagaaatggagaccgaaggccattgagaaaaaacaaatggccacagaaatagaaagtcaacctgcaccaggcgcggaccgtccggcccccgcgcacggacagtccgccgttcaccaggaagcctctagacaacctgcaccaggcgcggaccgtccggcccccgcgcgcggaccgtccgccgttcaccaggaagcctccaacgacacgacaacatcaatggaagaggacgacctgctgggagaagacctggtcgactacgaggcgtctccagaacacccaggtatggaggtaaatattattacattttctgccgattgtactatcatcgacgacgatgaacctgttgttgcccaatttgattttggtcctaaagaagccgcctttactaaaccaaaggaatcggtaaatcatttaaagccgctcttcgtgcgcggccacattgatgggataccgattgctaagatgttggtagatggaggggcggctgtaaatctaatgccttattcattatacagaaaattaggtaaacaagatgacgaacttgtcaaaaccaacatgaccctcagcggtgttggaactgatagttcgatcaaagccaggggagtcacgtccgttgaattaaccatcgggactaagacccttgctgctgcattcttcgtcgctgatgttgaagggaattacagtttaattctaggtagagattggattcatgtcaatcaatgtataccttctacattacatcaaatgctaatacaatgggtaggcgatgaggtagaacaagtacatgctgatgtatcggcctgcatcgctgtggccgatgcccctgtactctggacttatgagactgctacatgtctcacaggagtagatttttctgattatcagttcataagtatagataagaaaggtttcattcctgtaatgctagagccgatggagaatcggctaaatcctaaataaagtttaaatgatgaatacacacaaagttcatgagtctggtctttcacaaaacagttcggactttaagaccgaacatttaCCACaacgaaaagacagtattacggatgatccggtccccgagactggaaagtccgccatcacacaaagatcatctgattcctctgtgggggacatgatagaggaattcagagatcttgataaactaggacaggggtttacatcggccgatcccttggaggagattgacataggtgatggtaaaactccaaggccgacttttgtaaacaagaccttggagaccgattctagagatgagatgatcggtttattgaaggaatattcagattgctttgcttggaattatactgagatgcttggattaagccgagagatcgtagagcatcggctgcctattaaatctggtttcagacctttcaagcaaagagctagaacatttcgtccggatcttctcccacgcatcaaggacgaaatccaccggctgctagaagctgattttatcagaccttgcagatacgcagagtgggtctccaatattgtgccggtggagaagaaggagacaggtaaacttagagtatgcattgattttcgcaatttaaatagagcaactcctaaagacgaatatcccatgcccatagccgacacattaatcaataatgcatcaggaaatagaattattagcttccttgatggtaatgccggatataatcagattttcatggccgaagaagatgcgtctaaaacggcctttatatgtccaggcttcattggtttatttgagtgggttgtcatgacatttggtctgaaaaatgttggtgctacttatcagagggctatgaatttgatcttccatgaattgttaggaaacactgtggaagtttacattgatgatattgtagtcaaatcggctgagtttagttctcatatagctgatttgcgcaaagcctttgataaaatgcgtcagtatggtttgaaaatgaacccacgtaaatgtgcttttggagtgtcggctggtaagtttttgggatttgtcatacatgaacatggtatagagatagaccctgaccgaatcaagtctattcggaatgtggggcctccgacctgtaaggtcgaggtacagaggttcctcggcaaggtgaattatttacgaaggtttatttctaacctagccgggaagattgatgcgtttacccctattctccggcttaagaatgatgccgaattcgcttgaggggcagaacagcaagaagcatttgatctcatcaaaaaatacttatcttcggctcccgtattaaaagcaccacaagcaggagtgtcatttcgattatacattgcagctgaggataaggtcattgggacTGTTctaacacaagaaactgaggggaaggagcatgtggtgacatatctaagccgaaggttggtggatgctgaaacaaggtacacttttattgaaaagttatgcttatgcttgttttacgcatgcaccaaatgtagatgttatttactgtctagtcattgcactgtttctggtcaagccgatgtgatcaaatacatgttgcataacccaattatgagtggtagaattggtaagtgggcttatgcactaatagaatatgacttggcctatgaaccattgaaatctatgaaaggccaagtcgtagcggatttcattgtagaacatcgggttaatgatattcatgagctagacatgtcatacctcactattactccttggactttatattttgatggatcagtttgcaatgaagggcaaggaattggcattgtacttgtttcaccaagtaatgtctcctttgacttctctagccgattgaaaacttattgcactaataatcaagctgaatatgaggccctcctattcggcttagaactttaaaatggtatgggagtaaaacatgtgaaggtatttggtgattctcagctggttgtccaacaagtgttagaagaatatcaatgttttgatggtactctaaatagttaccttgagaaatgttggagcataatccattcttttgacgaattcagtattcggcatatctctagagttgagaatcatagagctaatgatttggcacaagatgcatcaggttatcggataaagagagggaagtttcacaaaactgaaaatctgataaccagtgcaaagccaaattcccaggtcgcggaccgtccgcgtgatgacgccggaccgtccggggttaccagaaatgttcttttcatcaattcggctgacaatgaagccgatgcaagtgattggaggacacctatacttaattatttacgaaatcccaatatcagggcagataagaacattcggcgaacaactttcaagtatgttttgatgagtgatgaactttaccgccgaacagtcaatgacatcctgcttaagtgcttgggcccagatgatgctatattagccatggccgaagtacatgagggaatttgtggtactcatcaatcagctccaaagatgaagtggttgttgcgaaggtctggtttttattggcctagtatgatagctgattgtttcaagtactacaagggttgccaagtgtgtcaaaaattcgacgacctacagttggtccctgcagtcgaattacatcctatcatcaagccttggccgttcagaggatggggattagactttattggagaaattcatccttcatcatcaaaggggcatcggtttgtgttagttgccactgactacttcaccaaatggactaaagtcgttgctctaaagaacatgacacacaaggaggtaattgagtttataactgagcatatcattcatagattcggcactccccagaccttaactacagatcaaggtacttcttttatgtcaaaggaggtacgtgaatttgctgaattatacagaattaagctgcttaattcatctccatattatgctcaggccaatggtgaggccgagtctagcaataggacattgattaatttgataaaaaagaaaatatctgataatcctaaacattgacaTAAAATTTTGTCTgaggctttatgggctcatagaatatctaaacatagggctactaaagtatctccttttgagcttgtctatgggtaggaagcagtgttgcctgtggaaataagtttgaatgctgtcaggttcgccagacaaaatgatctaactgctactgattattatgattcaatgatggataatattgatgaggtgaccgacaaaaggatgatagctttgggagcaatagaaaaggacaaaatcatggtagctagagcctacaacaagaaggtcaaagcaaaatcatttcaagtaggggacctggtgtggaagaccattctgcctctaaggaataaagaccggaagttcgggaaatggtcaccaagctgggaaggtccttataaagtaaaacaggtgatgtctggcaacgcctatttgctacaaacattacaaggcaaggacttgcctaaggctttgaatgggcgtttcctcaaacagtaccatcctagtatgtggcaggatgcctaagagaaccgatgtaatcacatcgagttagttgcttttggtttgctcagctccaccaaaaggcaggggggcatatgttgagcaccattttgagcgggcggacggtccggccctgaggccgaacggtccgcggtccggacagtccgcgcctgtgggccggacggtccgcgcatgcgcagagcaatttagggttccgagttttgtgctatgtttgttggctagatttgcggaattaacccggaatccagtcgtgtaaagggtccagcccccctcctctatataaagagaggtctacggccgatttgaaacaacgaatcgaaccttcaatcaatacaatttacattttatcctaggagtagttctagtctagtttagatttagctatccaatccccaaattcttcgtctctcttcgactctacgtcgattagaggagtctaggtcggccggcccgagcctagacaccacctagaatctctcctccccgacgggctccctcccgggagcgagatccaggcgccgccggcgacttccgccgcctctgcgtacgcgcggaccgtccggccccagggcgcggaccgtccggccgtcaggcagagaagccctagccgcgcaccaggccgcggaccgtccggccctgcgcagagagtaccatcgcgcctcgcaccaggccgcggaccgtccggccccgcgcgcggaccgtctgcccctgtgcagagggcaccgccacggttcttgttgagtgtttgacgcTCCGGAAAGGCGTCAACAAGAACAAACTGTTGTTCAGTAACTGGCGCCCAAAACAATTACTTTTTTTTTTGTTCCAGATGCATATGCAATTCTTGTGAATGCAAAGCTCTATTTTAATACAGAGGGAGTATATATAACTAAACCTGTGACAGCCTTTCGCTGTCGGATCAATGGACGGTGATTTAGAGATGTGTATGTGTTTGGATCAGTCGGTGATGCATTCGACCCAATTACAAAGTTGTTTTGCCATCTTTGTTTTTTCTTTTGTTTGGTCAAACATTGCCTCCAACTGTCGTTGGAGGCTTGGACACCGGCCCCTGTGCTCGTCACATTCATCAACCAATGAGTAGGCACTCGTTCACGAATGTCCGTTTGGTATAATCCACCTTCGTCGATGAATAGTCTGTGTAGCAACGTCTAATGGTGAATCGCTGCAAATACAGTCGATAGGTATCTTGATTCAGCTATTGCCGCTGGTCGCTTAGCTAGGTCCATTTGACCCTCACTTATTGCaatattttgcataaaactatTTTAGATTACAGGATCCGTTGTAGTCTAGCTGGTCAGGATATTCGGCTCTCACCCGAAAGACCCGGGTTCGAGTCCCGGCAACGGAACTTTTTTTTTTTGTAATCTCCTCttctatttttttttaaaaaaagaacgAAACAGCTGATGTTCTATGCTCTGCTTGTCTTTATGAAAATCCGTTGCAGACTAGGAGATAGTAAGAAAAAATCCAATAGTCACTGCTGGATGTTCAGCAATCGATTTGAGACTGGGATTAGCTTGGACCTGGAAGTTCAACCTGTATTTCACATGTTGTAAGCTTATTATAAAGCTTCCTGTCTTCGATGCACCTCCTGTTCAATACATATTAGAAGCTGAATCAAACAAGCAGCCATGTCAGTCAAAAACACTAATCTAGATGTAAATGAGTTTTCCCTGAAGATTTTAATGATGGATAAGAGATTAAGATTTTATATGTAGCTGGCGAACCACATTCTACACGTACGGAGAGGATCGAAGTTGTCTCTGTATGTACCGTTTCTTCATGAAAGCATGCACTTTGACAAGGTAAAACCAGGCTTGGTGCCAATCTATTTCTAACAATTTTGAAAACGTGTTTGCAGGCTTATGGGCCGGTAATATAATCCGCCACTGCAAACGCATACGCATCTTTCTTTTGGGTCGTAAGAGTATGTGCTAGGATAGGAGCTCTATATATGCTCGTCGAGCTCATGCATGCTGTACAGTTGATTACTTGAAGGCCATCGTATAAGACCGTCTTTTTATTAGCGACTTCTCAATAGCTAGGATCTAAAAAGGTATCTCGAGAGATGTCTGTGAGTGTAGCCTAGAGCTAGCATGCATTTCAGTCACAGGTCAAATTCTACCACTGATAAGTAAAAAAAAGGCTGCATCTACTGCCGTTCACATCATTCAGCTGAGGAGGGAATCTGAGCACACCACTGACGAAAATCGCCGACCACAAGCACAAGGGCTAGCCCGCTGCTGTTACCATCGTCGTCGAAGCCATCGTGATTAATTAATTGATTACTCCGTGGATAATTTCTTTTACAGCCCGTTTTGTTCTATATAAACGTGCCTTAAGATTGACGCGTGCAGCTAGAGAAGTCGAGAACACAAATCAAAACGTAACGTCAGAATGATACCCTTGTAGGATATATATATGTTCGGTATTTTTGTCAGAAAGATCGGGACACTCCGTAAAGAGCCGAATTCTGATAGTGCGAGTGTTTTTTTTTACCCTTGCTTCCATTTACACCACTTCCTTTTCCTCCTTGCTGAGAATAAAGGAATCGTTGGATATAAAAACAAGACAAACCGGTAAAACGACAAGAAAGAGAGAGGGATATTTTACCCCTCCACGGTAAACCATCGAGATTATCACGCATTACGTGTTTTACCCTGCAGGGGGCTCTATCCCTATAAATGCACGCCATACTGTACCCTTGAATTCATGGAGACAGGTGTTTAGTTTAGTACACACGGGGTGAGAGAGGATGATGAAGAAGGGCAAGTGGTCAAAGGCGGAGGATGAGCTGATAATAAACCACATCCAACGGCATGGGGGCATCGGTCGCAGCTGGCAGGCCTTGTCCGACAGTTTAGGTGCTCGTCGTCGTTCATCTTTGAGCTAGCATTGCCATCAGTGTTTATTAGCATTGTCACTGAAATGATCCTTGTAATGCATGCATAAGCTAAATtagttctcttttctttttccctcacaATGCATGGCTGTCTGTCTGTCTGCAGGGCTGGGGCGGTGCGGGCGGAGCTGCCGTTCCCGGTGGCTCAACTACCTCCGTCCGGGGCTGAAGCACGGCCATTTCACGCCGGCCGAGGACAGGATCATCTGCGAGATGTACCGCAGGAAGGGAAGCTGGTGAGTGGAGTAGAGTAACAACCCATTATTCCCCATGTCCACTGCAAGTCTTTTAACCGAGGGAGTTGAACTGCGCTGTTTCATTGCATTGCACTGCACCCGCCGAGATTTCATACCGGCTGATGACATCCTTTTACCCTCACTATCATTTCACCGAGAGATTTCTTGGCTTGGTGTGTTCATCCGGCAGCTGGTCCGTCATCGCCGCTCAGCTCCCCGGGAGGACCGACCTCGCCGTCAAGAACTACTGGAACAGCACGCTCAAGAAGAAGTACCGCCCGCTCCCAGCGGcgagaaccgccgccgccgccacctggCGGCGGCACCGAGCCTGCGCGGCCGACAGCACGTCGTCCGACGCCGGGGTTCCGGCGCGGGGCCTGCAACCAGCTGtgtgcagcagcggcggcagcagcagcagcgaggAGAGCTCCACGGCAGGGTCGTCCAGCCCCGTCAAGCCCGTCCTGGCCGGCCCGACGACGCCGGTTCCGCTCGCCGCCGCCAGCCAAGAACCGGTCGCGTCGGTCCCTGCTAGTGGTCCGGCGGTGCTGTTCGAGCAGAAGCCGGCATTGGTGGGCCGACTGCCTCTGGAGAagacgccgccgctgccgccaccaccgGCCGGTGGTCAGACTGGAGGCGGGCTCATGGACATCGTCTGCCGTCCCCTGTCTCCGATCCCTCTAAGCTTCATGGAATCGGAGCTGCTGGCTTGCATCGACGGGTTCGATGACACCGATAGCTTCTTGCCGTGGTTTGATCAGCACTGACCTGATGTCTGATGATAGCATCGTACGTAGCTCCATGACTTAGCACCGATCGATGATGGCTCATGCTTACCTGTACGACTGTCAATTTGTCATGTGTTGTGTGTTCGCGTTATCTGTGTTGTTTAGGGCTGACGAACGTTGTAGTTGTAGCTGTGGGTTGATGTGGTAACAGTCGTAcctttttttttttgtttctgaacACTGCACATGTTTCTTCAGGCATTTTCATCTTTACTGAAAAAGGAATTTGGGGGATCAATCTTTTATGCCAGTGGCTCATTTGCCTTTTTCTTCTTCACTGTGCTTTtcagaaataaataaataaaatatattcTGGCTTTAGCACTTCAGATTTTGAATTAAAATGCACTATGCTATGCGTAGCCGACATATTTCTTCATAAACAAGAAAAAGAACATTGCTCAGAAGAAAACCAAGAAAAATAATATGTTGCGGTAAAAGCAACCAGAAACTGCATGAATTCATCAAGCAACCGGGTGAAACGTGGCCAAAAGCCCAAAACTCCCGGGGTTTCTTTCATATTGAAGTGCTTGAGTATTCGACTTTCTTACTATTTACCTAAAGTTTATCTATAAACACTGTTCTACACTATAGAATACACTGTTCGTAGAATGGATTTTAAATATATCTAAGCTACTGGAGATAGTTTTATTGTAGTGTGGAACAACGACCATGGGAGTGTCAACGCGCATCCTCAGGGAGCTGAACTCAAGAGCGAAAATGGGCCTGGATAACAGCACTGAAAATGAGCGTCAGATCAGATTCTTCCTGCGGCCTTGTGTGGTTCTTGGACTCCAAATCCTAGCAGGCTTTACAGGGTGCCCTGTGGAAGCAGATAATTGCTTAGAAAAGCAATAATGTGTTGAACATGCCGTCATCACTTACCGCTTGATTGGTACGCTGCGCGCGCACAACCAGCCTCGCACGGGCCTGCCCATCGGGATACGCCCATTTTTGGCGTTTGGGTGGATACAGATAAACAATCTCAAAATGACTTATTTTTGCATCTTTGTATACAGTTTGGGCGTGATTGGTAGCTAGGCTCTAGGACGCTGGGCTCGCTGCAGCCAGGATGGATAGAGAATCTCCTTTCCCATGTCTCCACGCATGCAAGCTTACCGACCAAAAAAAAGTCTGGACTGCATCCGCTCGTGCAGATCAGGGTCCACAGGTGCAGCCTACCAATCACCAGACATGTACAGTCAACGGCATGTACAGGGCCTGCGCGCACTTAGTTAGGCATCCAATCACGTGGTTTGTGTCTTCCTGGTGCAGGTAACTAAACATAAACTCATACAAAGTTAATCCATCTGGTGGTGTAGGACGTGACAATACGGATAACCAATCAGGAGGTTAGTTTGTTTATGTCATCACCTTCATTCTACTTCACAGGAGTATTTGAGAAGATCTGGATGGTCCTCTGTCTGACCACTCGAATTAGCAAAGCAAGTGAGACATTTGTTCAGAGACAATATATACTTTGGCGAGGATTTTTTTCTTTTGCTTTCTCAATACAAATCAAGTCATGTGCTCAAAAGTGTTTAGTGAGTTGaaagagggtgatttgtgtttcttttgttgctcttgttgtttggttgctttctttttctcattctaatctttccaagtgctttgtaaagctagcaagagacacctaattatgTGGTGATATTCTTGCGggatcttagtgacccgtgtgattaagaagaaacACTCGAccgatctaagtgaccgattgagagagggaaagggttgacctATGTGACAAAGCCTATATTTGTATTAGATGAATTAATAAGTGATGAACTATGTTAGTTTAGGGTTTAAATGATCTGATATATAAAATTATGAGTATTGTTAGTCTTTTCTAGTGTTAAATTAGTATGAAATTAACTAgcaattgattatattgttgtatatatatatatatatgtatactaTTTTTTGTTTGTGACtcacgagctaaacgagccagcttgagctcgcaaacgagccgagccgagctggttctctggctcggttgcttaacgagtcgagccgagccagctcgttcCCTTAacaagccagctcgagctcggtcgagccgagccgagctgctcgatatccacccctaggTGTGATAGACCACCGAAGTCTTTCTATTGGGCTCTCTGGAAGTAAGGTCCCATGCGTCGCTGGACAACTGAACTTTTTGTCTTATCTTCTTCCAATCCATTTGGCTAAATTTGAGAGCCTTCCTATGATTTAGACCAACTTATTTAGACGATGTTCAACTCATCTAATTCATAGATTCTCGCCTTTTACTCATCTCCAACTTAGATTGCAGGTTTAGGCTCAAACTTGGCTCCAAATGCATCTTTTCTAAAATCTGACTTTCCAAACCTTCTAAGGTGCTCAAAAACATTTCTAGGACAATTAGAATTTATCCAAACCTTTGAACTACTCATAGTTCAACTTCTCCAAGATTTTTCCATTTTAGCTTTTGTTTGAGCTAAGTGTTCAGTTGAATTTCTCAATTTGACACTTATGAATCTCCAAGCACATACCACCACAATCAAACTAGAAATGACATATAACACATTTCCCGTTCAAGGTACCCTAACCTCACTAAATCTTAATATGTTCTTCTACTCGACTATTCTATAGATCTCAGCTCAAGAGGAATCTTAGTCAATTTGACTCTGCAATTACTTAGTAATAGATGGGTCTATCAACTTAGAGAAGGGA is a genomic window of Zea mays cultivar B73 chromosome 5, Zm-B73-REFERENCE-NAM-5.0, whole genome shotgun sequence containing:
- the LOC103628080 gene encoding LOW QUALITY PROTEIN: transcription factor MYB30 (The sequence of the model RefSeq protein was modified relative to this genomic sequence to represent the inferred CDS: substituted 4 bases at 4 genomic stop codons); translated protein: MMKKGKWSKAEDELIINHIQRHGGIGRSWQALSDSLGARRRSSLSXHCHQCLLALSLKXSLXCMHKLNXFSFLFPSQCMAVCLSAGLGRCGRSCRSRWLNYLRPGLKHGHFTPAEDRIICEMYRRKGSCWSVIAAQLPGRTDLAVKNYWNSTLKKKYRPLPAARTAAAATWRRHRACAADSTSSDAGVPARGLQPAVCSSGGSSSSEESSTAGSSSPVKPVLAGPTTPVPLAAASQEPVASVPASGPAVLFEQKPALVGRLPLEKTPPLPPPPAGGQTGGGLMDIVCRPLSPIPLSFMESELLACIDGFDDTDSFLPWFDQH